Within Cystobacter ferrugineus, the genomic segment GCTCCTGGGTGTACGCCTCCAGAATGGGGCTGAAGTCGAGCGCCTTGCGCAGGTCGACGAAGAAGCACGCCAGGTGCCCCTCTCCCAGCACCTCCCGCGCGTACTGCGGCAGCAACTGCCCCTGCTCCGGTGTCCACTCCCGGAATGGCCTCGGCGAGGCGTAGCGGGCGGAGCCCTTCGCTTGCTCCTCCCTCCCCGGCTTCTCGCTGGCGGCTACTTCCAACAGGGCGGCCTGCTCCGGCTTCTTCGTCGAGGGGGTGCTCACCCTCCACCTTCAACCAGAACTCGCCTCCCCTCTGAAGGACCACCTGGGGCGTCACCCCTCTGGTCCACCCTCTACGGTGGGTTTCTCCGACACGCTCCTAGACAGCGCCCGGCTTCAAAGTTCACAAATTCCGCCGTGACGCTCTGCTAGACCGCTCGGTCTCACCTAGAGAGCGCAACATGCCCAAGCGCGCATCCAGCAAGAGTTCCTCCAGCAAGACCGCCGAGCGCGACGTCATTCCCCCCGGCACGGACGTGTCGGACGGCAGCCTGTTCTTCAACCGCGAGCTGTCCTGGCTCGCCTTCAACAACCGCGTGCTCCAACTCGCCGAGGATCCCTCGGTGCCGCTGCTGGAGCGCGTGAAGTTCTGCGCCATCTACGCGCGCAACCTCGACGAATTCTTCATGATCCGCGTGGCGCGGCTGCACGAGCAGATGAGCAACCGCGTCGCCCGGCTCGTGCCCGATGGTGCCACCCCGGGCGAGACGCTCGGCAAGATGCACGAGCGCATCCTCGAACAGGGCAATCGCCACTCGGATTGTTTTGAACGCCAACTGCGGCCCGCGCTGGCGGACAAGGGCATCCGCATCTTCTCCATGAAGGAGCTGGACGCGGAGGGGCGCGCCCAGGTGGAGCAGCGCTTCCGCGAGCAGATCTTCCCCGTGCTCACGCCACTGGCCATCGGCCTCGGGCGGCACTTCCCCTATATCTCCAACCTGTCGCTGAGCCTGGCGGTGCTGCTGCGAGATCCGGTGACGGACACGGAGAACGTGGCGCGGGTGAAGGTGCCCAAGGAGCTGCTCTCGCGCTTCGTGCCGCTCAAGGGGGGCACGTCCTTCGTGCCGCTCGAGGAGGTCATCGCCCACAACCTCGGGACCCTGTTCCCGGGCATGGAGGTGTTGGACCAGGGGCTGTTCCGCGTCACCCGGGACGCGGACTTCACCGTGTCCGAGGACGCCGAGGATCTGCTCGTGGCGGTGCAGACCGAGCTGCGCCAGCGCCGCTTCGGCGACGTCATCCGCCTGGAGTACCAGGCGGGGATGAACCCCAAGCTGCTCGAGCCCCTCATGGAGGCGCTGTCACTGGAGCCCCAGCATCTCTACGAGGAGAGGGGCCTGCTGGATCTGTCGGACGTGATGGCGATCGTCGCCACGCCCGGCTTCGCCGAGCTGAGGGATCCGCCGTGGACGCCCGTCACCCAGCCCCGGTTGCAGTCGGAGGACGATGGCGAGGTCACCCCGGTGATGACGGCCATGCGCCGGGGCGCCCTGCTCGTCCACCACCCGTACGAGTCCTTCACCACCTCGGTGGAGCGCTTCGTCACGGAGGCGGTGGAGGATCCGGACGTGCTCGCCATCAAGCAGACGGTGTACCGCACCTCGGACAAGTCGCCGCTGGTGCCCGCGCTCATCCGCGCCACCGAGCGCGGCAAGCAGGCGGTGTGCATGGTGGAGCTCAAGGCGCGCTTCGACGAGCGCACCAACATCCGCTGGGCGCTCGCGCTGGAGGAGGCCGGGGTGCACGTCGTCTACGGCATTCCCGGCCTCAAGACGCACGCCAAGGCCATCCTCATCGTGCGCCGCGAGGGCGAGAAGGTGCGCCACTACGTGCACGTGGGCACCGGCAACTACAACTCCAAGACGGCCCGGCTCTACACCGACCTGGGCCTGTTCACCACGGATCCGGACATCGGCGCCGACGTGGCCGACCTCTTCAACTTCCTCACCGGCTTCGCCCGCCCCAAGACCTTCCGCAAGCTGCTCGTGGCCCCCGTCAACATGCGCGAGGGCCTGCTCGAGGAAGTCCGCCGCACCATCGCCCAGCACACCCCGGAGAACCCCTCGCGCATCCTGTTGAAGATGAACGCGCTGGTGGATCCGGTGATGATCCGCGCCCTCTACGACGCCTCGAGCGCCGGCGTGAAGGTGGAGCTCAACATCCGCGGCATCTGCTGCCTGCGCCCCCAGGTGCCCGGCGTCTCGGAGAACATCCGCGTCGTCTCCACGCTCGGCCGCTTCCTGGAGCACTCGCGCGTCTACCTCTTCGAGCGCGGCGGCGAGACGCGCTGCTACATCGGCTCGGCGGACCTCATGCCGCGCAACCTCGACCACCGCGTCGAGGCGCTCACCCCCGTGGAGGACCCCACCCTCATCGCCCAGGTGCGCGACATCATCGAGCGCTGCCTCGCCGAGAACACCCATGCCTGGGTGCTCCAGGCCGATGGCTCCTGGCTGCGCCGTCCCCCGGAAGGCGAGAAGCGCTGGGCCCAGCAGGAGCTGATGGAGCGCGCGGTGCGCATGGCCCAGGCCTCCACCGGCCGGCCCCTCCCCTGAGCAGCGCCCTCCCCCCGCGTGGCTCCCAGGACGAAGCGCCCGGTTTCCGTATTGAACCGGCGCGTCCCGGGAGGTAGGAGCGCCTGTCATGGGCGCTCAGTGGAAGCACAAGGGCCGCACGGAGCACGCGGCCGCGAAGGGCCGGCTGTTCACCAAGCTGGTCAAGGAACTCATCATCGCCGCCAAGGCCGGTGGGCCGGAGGTGGGCTCCAATCCCCGGCTGCGTCTGGCCGTCGATCAGGCCAAGAAGGCCTCGATGCCGCGCGACACGCTGGAGCGCGCCATCAAGAAGGGCGCGGGCCTGTTGGATGAGCCGGTGAACTACGAGCTCGTCACCTACGAGGGCTTCGCGCCCCACCAGGTGCCGGTGATCGTCGAGTGCCTCACCGACAACAAGAACCGCACCGCCACCAACATCCGGGTGCTCTTCCGCAAGGGGCAGTTGGCCTCCACGGGCGCGGTGTCGTGGGACTTCAACCGCCTGGGCGTCATCGAGGCCTCGCCCCCGGAAGGTGGCGCCGACGCCGAGACCGCCGCCATCGAGGCGGGCGCGCAGGAACTCGAGCCCGGAGACGAGGGCGCCACGCGCTTCCTCACCGCGCCCACGGAGTTGGACGCGGTGAGCCGCGCCCTCACGGGCCTGGGCTGGACGGTGAGCGCGCAGAGCCTCGCCTGGGTCGCCAAGAATCCGGTGCACCTGGAGGGCGAGCAGCGCGCCGAGGTCGAGTCGTTCCTGGAGGCCATGGACGAGGACGACGACGTGCAGAACATCTACGTCGGTCTCAAGTGAGCCGCGAGGAGCTGAACACCCGGCTCCGGGAGCTGCTGTCGAGCCGGGAGCCGGAGTCCCACGCGATCCCCCGGACGCCCGAGGGAGGCCTGTCGCTCTTCGCGCCGCCCTCCCCCGAGCATCGCTTCCTGCCGTCGCTGCCCGCGCACCTGGAGCAGGCGCTGTCCACGGCCGCCCACTTCATGACGCTGGCCAATGCCCGGCCCGGCGAGGAGGGACTCGCGGCGGTGCTGGACGTGGCGAAGTGGGGCGTGCGGTTGGGCGACCCCGAGTGGGTGAGGTACGCGCTGCGGCTCTTCCTCGCCCACCACCCCGAGGGCCGCGCGCTCACCGTGCCCCCGCTGCACGAGCGCGCTCCCCACCTCGTGCTGCCCTCGCGCAGGACGATGCCGCCCCGCAAGGGCTCGCCGGGCGTCCCGGGCGCGGAGGTGTGGCTGGACTACTTCCGCGAGGACTCCGGACTCAACGAGGCCGTGGAGACCTGGCGGGTGCGGTACCCGGCCGCCGGCCATCCGGATCCCACGCAACCCTCCCGGCGCGTGCTCCCCGCCCGGCACGCGGAGGCGTTCTGGCACACGCACCAGCAGTTGCTCGCCCGTTACGACACGGAGCGCCTGTCGTTCGGCATGCCCCGCACCGCGCCCCTGCAGGACTTCACGGCGCCCCTCAACGAGGCCTATGACTCCCGCCTGCCCGGCTTCGCGCCCCGCCCGCCCGGGCTGAGCCTCCAGGGCATGCCCGGCTACGGTGTCGAGGACCATGCCACCCGGAGGGATCGGCTCTGCGCCGCGGCCTCCTCGGGGCTGTTGTGGCACGGGAACACGCCCATCGACATCGACAGCGTGGAGCAGCTCGCCCACACGGTCGAGTCCACGCCCGCGTCCCTCGATGGTGAGGCCTGGCGCGACCCGCTCGGTCCCCATGGCTCGTACCACCACATGGGACAGCTCCTCCTCGCCTGTCTGCGCTCGCCGAGGGACAAGAGTGGCCTGCCCGGCGTGCTGGCCTCTCCCGCCACTGCGGCGAGGGATCCGCTCTTCTACCGCTGGCACCGCCACGTGGACGACATCCTCGACGCGTGGCGGAGCACGAACCAGTCCCCGCACGACCTGTCCGAGCAGACCCCGGTGCGGATGCGCGCGTGGATGACCGAGGGCCCGGCGCCCATGCACCAGAGCCCGGACCTGCTGCTGTGTCTGGACAAGGACGTGCCCGGAATGGGCTCGCCGGACTTCGACGGGCAGCGCTGGGGCGAGGAGCAATTTGGAGGAGAGCACTGGGATGGACGGCCTCCGTCCTTCCCGATGACCACGCACGTGCTGCGCACCCACCTGGCGCAGCGCCCGGTGCGGCTGCCGGATGGCTCGGAGGTGCTCAAGCCGCGGCTGGAGCACGAGCCCTTCTCCTACTTCCTGCGGATGGAGAACCTGCTACCGCGCGAGCAGCGGGTGACGGTGCGCATCCACCTGGTGGCCGAGCCCTTCGTGGACGAGCGGCGGATGTGGATGGAGATGGATTGCTTCGTCCACACGCTGCGGCCCTCGGAGCGCGCGGTCCTCTTCCGTCCGTCCCGTCTGGCCACCGTGGTGAACGAGCGGGGCTGGCCCGCGCACCTGCTGCTGCCCCGGGGCCGGCGCGAGGGCATGCTCTTCCGCTTCCAGGTGACCGTCACCGGCGAGGGCCAGGAGACCGAGACCTCGGGCGAGTGGGGCTTCCCGTTCAACCGGCCCTTCGCTCCGGGTCAGCGCATCGTGGATCTGTCCAAGCGGCCCGACGTCGCGACTCGCAACATCTGGCTCATCCACGAGGAAGGCTGAGTCATAGCGTGGCGTGAGGGTGGAAACCGTGCCGGCGGCCCTCGGCGCGGTCCTGGCCGTTGCTTGCCCTATCACCCGTGTACCGTGTGAAAGTCCTCCCCGATAAAATTATCAGAAACTGAAACACCGATCTCTCTCATGACTTCCGTCCTCTGCTTTCTGTGTCCCCGACGGGATTCGAACCCGTAGACGAGGCGATAGAAAATCCAAAGCAGGACGCGCTGTTACCCGCTATCGCCTTGATTCTCCTCGGGTTCGTCATCCCGCCCCGTCCCACGCCGTTTCCCCGTGTTCCACCGCGAACCACGCTGGAGGTGCTGAGATGACGGAAAAGCGAAAAAAAATGACACTCATCGTCTACGCGCCTGCGCTCGTGGGCGACGACAGTCGACCTGTGGCCGTGGTTCATGGGATGGAGCGTGTGCTCCCTGGCCTGCGCCTGGGATGGACGACT encodes:
- a CDS encoding YebC/PmpR family DNA-binding transcriptional regulator — encoded protein: MGAQWKHKGRTEHAAAKGRLFTKLVKELIIAAKAGGPEVGSNPRLRLAVDQAKKASMPRDTLERAIKKGAGLLDEPVNYELVTYEGFAPHQVPVIVECLTDNKNRTATNIRVLFRKGQLASTGAVSWDFNRLGVIEASPPEGGADAETAAIEAGAQELEPGDEGATRFLTAPTELDAVSRALTGLGWTVSAQSLAWVAKNPVHLEGEQRAEVESFLEAMDEDDDVQNIYVGLK
- the ppk1 gene encoding polyphosphate kinase 1; amino-acid sequence: MPKRASSKSSSSKTAERDVIPPGTDVSDGSLFFNRELSWLAFNNRVLQLAEDPSVPLLERVKFCAIYARNLDEFFMIRVARLHEQMSNRVARLVPDGATPGETLGKMHERILEQGNRHSDCFERQLRPALADKGIRIFSMKELDAEGRAQVEQRFREQIFPVLTPLAIGLGRHFPYISNLSLSLAVLLRDPVTDTENVARVKVPKELLSRFVPLKGGTSFVPLEEVIAHNLGTLFPGMEVLDQGLFRVTRDADFTVSEDAEDLLVAVQTELRQRRFGDVIRLEYQAGMNPKLLEPLMEALSLEPQHLYEERGLLDLSDVMAIVATPGFAELRDPPWTPVTQPRLQSEDDGEVTPVMTAMRRGALLVHHPYESFTTSVERFVTEAVEDPDVLAIKQTVYRTSDKSPLVPALIRATERGKQAVCMVELKARFDERTNIRWALALEEAGVHVVYGIPGLKTHAKAILIVRREGEKVRHYVHVGTGNYNSKTARLYTDLGLFTTDPDIGADVADLFNFLTGFARPKTFRKLLVAPVNMREGLLEEVRRTIAQHTPENPSRILLKMNALVDPVMIRALYDASSAGVKVELNIRGICCLRPQVPGVSENIRVVSTLGRFLEHSRVYLFERGGETRCYIGSADLMPRNLDHRVEALTPVEDPTLIAQVRDIIERCLAENTHAWVLQADGSWLRRPPEGEKRWAQQELMERAVRMAQASTGRPLP
- a CDS encoding tyrosinase family protein: MSREELNTRLRELLSSREPESHAIPRTPEGGLSLFAPPSPEHRFLPSLPAHLEQALSTAAHFMTLANARPGEEGLAAVLDVAKWGVRLGDPEWVRYALRLFLAHHPEGRALTVPPLHERAPHLVLPSRRTMPPRKGSPGVPGAEVWLDYFREDSGLNEAVETWRVRYPAAGHPDPTQPSRRVLPARHAEAFWHTHQQLLARYDTERLSFGMPRTAPLQDFTAPLNEAYDSRLPGFAPRPPGLSLQGMPGYGVEDHATRRDRLCAAASSGLLWHGNTPIDIDSVEQLAHTVESTPASLDGEAWRDPLGPHGSYHHMGQLLLACLRSPRDKSGLPGVLASPATAARDPLFYRWHRHVDDILDAWRSTNQSPHDLSEQTPVRMRAWMTEGPAPMHQSPDLLLCLDKDVPGMGSPDFDGQRWGEEQFGGEHWDGRPPSFPMTTHVLRTHLAQRPVRLPDGSEVLKPRLEHEPFSYFLRMENLLPREQRVTVRIHLVAEPFVDERRMWMEMDCFVHTLRPSERAVLFRPSRLATVVNERGWPAHLLLPRGRREGMLFRFQVTVTGEGQETETSGEWGFPFNRPFAPGQRIVDLSKRPDVATRNIWLIHEEG